One window of the Archangium primigenium genome contains the following:
- a CDS encoding cation:proton antiporter, translated as MHDAHNFLQALATVLCVAALTSILFQRLRQPVVLGYIIAGLIMGPHVPIPLVADPGIVQTLSELGVILLMFSLGLEFSLRKLLAVGSTAGITAAIQCSLMIWLGFVVGRAFGWTAKESIFTGAIIAISSTTIIAKAFDEQGIKGKLREVVVGILIVEDLIAILLMATLTAVSTGAGLSAGQLTLTVGRLALFLVGLVVGGLFIIPRTVRAVHRLNRPETLLVTSIGICFAVALLAQSFGYSVALGAFLAGSLVAESGEEKEIEHLVQPVRDIFAAIFFVSVGMLIDPGLIAEHWAAVVVLTLVVIVGKLVGVSLGVFLTGNGTRMAVQSGLSLAQIGEFSFIIAGLGLTLNATGDFLYPVAVAVSAITTLTTPFLIRASGPAANFVDAALPKPLQTFASLYGSWVEEMRKAPPRQTAGAGSKIRGKVRLLVLDAALIAAIIIGTSLFLKRITAELETRSGLGAAVVQPLAIGLAGALAAPFLVGVVRQARSLGNLLAEAAFPAASGRLDRAAAPRRALVVTLQLASVLAVGAPLVAITQPFVPGFLGAGLLLVLLAVLGVGFWRSATNLQGHVRAGSQVIVEALRAQSRVKPEAADGHVDHNHSLDTLRAILPGLGEPTPVRLEASSPAVGRTLAELNLRGMTGATVLAIRRGEDKVVVPTADEQLQAGDVLALAGTHEAIDSARAVLSGQPPSEPPSGEPVPA; from the coding sequence ATGCACGATGCTCACAACTTCCTCCAGGCCCTGGCGACCGTCCTCTGTGTCGCGGCCCTGACATCCATCCTCTTCCAGCGGCTGCGCCAGCCGGTGGTGCTCGGCTACATCATCGCGGGCCTCATCATGGGCCCGCACGTGCCCATTCCCCTGGTGGCCGATCCCGGCATCGTCCAGACCCTGTCCGAGTTGGGCGTCATCCTGCTCATGTTCTCGCTCGGGCTGGAGTTCAGCCTGCGCAAGCTGCTGGCCGTGGGCTCCACCGCGGGCATCACCGCCGCCATCCAGTGCAGCCTGATGATCTGGCTGGGCTTCGTGGTGGGCCGGGCCTTCGGGTGGACGGCCAAGGAGAGCATCTTCACGGGCGCCATCATCGCCATCTCCAGCACCACCATCATCGCCAAGGCCTTCGACGAGCAGGGCATCAAGGGCAAGCTGCGCGAGGTCGTGGTGGGCATCCTCATCGTGGAGGATCTCATCGCCATCCTGCTCATGGCGACGCTCACGGCCGTGTCCACGGGCGCGGGCCTGTCCGCGGGCCAGCTCACGCTGACGGTGGGCCGGCTGGCGCTCTTCCTGGTGGGCCTGGTGGTGGGCGGCCTGTTCATCATCCCGCGCACGGTGCGCGCGGTGCACCGGCTCAACCGCCCGGAGACGCTGCTGGTCACGAGCATCGGCATCTGCTTCGCCGTCGCGCTGCTGGCGCAGAGCTTCGGCTACTCGGTGGCGCTCGGCGCGTTCCTGGCCGGCTCGCTCGTGGCCGAGTCCGGCGAGGAGAAGGAGATCGAGCACCTGGTGCAGCCGGTGCGCGACATCTTCGCCGCCATCTTCTTCGTGTCGGTGGGCATGCTCATCGACCCGGGGCTCATCGCCGAGCACTGGGCGGCGGTGGTGGTGCTCACGCTGGTGGTCATCGTCGGCAAGCTCGTGGGCGTGTCGCTCGGCGTGTTCCTCACGGGCAACGGCACGCGCATGGCGGTGCAGTCCGGCCTGAGCCTGGCGCAGATCGGCGAGTTCTCCTTCATCATCGCGGGCCTGGGCCTCACGCTCAACGCCACGGGGGACTTCCTCTACCCGGTGGCGGTGGCGGTGTCCGCCATCACCACGCTCACCACGCCCTTCCTCATCCGCGCCTCGGGGCCGGCGGCCAACTTCGTGGACGCCGCGCTGCCCAAGCCGCTGCAGACCTTCGCCTCGCTCTACGGCAGCTGGGTGGAGGAGATGCGCAAGGCGCCCCCCCGGCAGACGGCGGGGGCGGGCTCGAAGATCCGCGGCAAGGTGCGCCTGTTGGTGCTCGACGCGGCGCTCATCGCCGCCATCATCATCGGCACGTCCCTGTTCCTCAAGCGCATCACCGCGGAGCTGGAGACGCGCAGCGGCCTGGGCGCCGCGGTGGTGCAGCCCCTGGCCATCGGCCTGGCCGGCGCGCTCGCCGCGCCCTTCCTCGTGGGCGTGGTGCGGCAGGCGCGCTCGCTGGGCAACCTGCTCGCGGAGGCGGCCTTCCCCGCGGCCTCGGGCCGGTTGGATCGGGCGGCCGCGCCCCGGCGCGCGCTCGTGGTGACCCTGCAGCTGGCGAGCGTGCTCGCGGTGGGCGCGCCCCTGGTGGCCATCACCCAGCCCTTCGTGCCGGGCTTCCTCGGCGCCGGCCTGCTGCTCGTGCTGCTCGCCGTGCTGGGGGTGGGCTTCTGGCGCAGCGCCACCAACCTGCAGGGCCACGTGCGCGCGGGCTCCCAGGTCATCGTCGAGGCGCTGCGGGCCCAGTCCCGCGTCAAGCCCGAGGCGGCGGACGGGCACGTCGACCACAACCACAGCCTGGACACCCTGCGCGCCATCCTGCCCGGTCTGGGCGAGCCCACCCCGGTGCGGCTCGAGGCGTCGAGCCCCGCCGTGGGCCGCACGCTCGCGGAGCTCAACCTGCGCGGCATGACGGGCGCCACGGTGCTCGCCATCCGGCGCGGCGAGGACAAGGTGGTCGTCCCCACCGCGGACGAGCAGCTCCAGGCGGGCGACGTGCTCGCGCTGGCGGGCACCCACGAGGCCATCGACTCGGCGCGCGCCGTGCTCTCCGGCCAGCCGCCCTCCGAGCCGCCCTCCGGCGAGCCCGTCCCCGCCTGA
- a CDS encoding glycosyltransferase, translating to MKASSVVVVPCYNEARRLSLTGFEQFRQYPNVHLIFVDDGSTDDTQAVLSDLCARLPGQARVLVQPRNGGKAEAVRAGMLAAYDAGAERIAYLDADLATPPEEMARLLEVLEARDVAVVMGARVALLGTHIERSAKRHYMGRVFATFASLILSLRVYDTQCGAKAFRRSERLRAVLATPFSSRWAFDVELIGRLMVDRPGLPGLSPQDFVEVPLQTWQDIAQSRLTFWDVPKMGLDLMKISLRLQALKRVP from the coding sequence GTGAAGGCTTCATCCGTGGTGGTGGTTCCCTGTTACAACGAGGCGCGCAGGCTCTCGTTGACGGGCTTCGAGCAGTTCCGTCAGTACCCGAACGTGCATCTGATTTTCGTGGACGACGGCTCCACCGATGACACCCAGGCGGTCCTCTCGGACCTGTGCGCGCGTCTTCCGGGTCAGGCGCGCGTGCTCGTCCAGCCGAGGAACGGCGGCAAGGCGGAGGCGGTGCGCGCGGGCATGCTGGCGGCCTATGACGCGGGGGCCGAGCGCATCGCCTACCTGGACGCGGACCTGGCGACGCCGCCCGAGGAGATGGCGCGCCTGTTGGAGGTCCTCGAGGCGCGGGACGTGGCGGTCGTCATGGGCGCGCGCGTGGCCCTGTTGGGCACGCACATCGAGCGCAGCGCGAAGCGCCACTACATGGGCCGCGTGTTCGCCACCTTCGCCTCGCTCATCCTCTCGCTCCGGGTCTACGACACCCAGTGTGGCGCCAAGGCCTTCCGCCGCTCGGAGCGGCTGCGCGCCGTGCTCGCCACGCCCTTCTCCAGCCGGTGGGCCTTCGACGTGGAGCTCATCGGGCGCCTGATGGTGGACCGTCCGGGACTGCCCGGCCTGTCGCCCCAGGACTTCGTGGAGGTGCCGCTGCAGACCTGGCAGGACATCGCCCAGTCCCGGCTGACGTTCTGGGACGTGCCGAAGATGGGCCTGGACCTGATGAAGATTTCCCTGCGGCTGCAGGCCCTCAAGCGCGTGCCGTAG
- a CDS encoding reverse transcriptase family protein encodes MSSQPPRTRQELYDRIRATSREEVILEDMVRLGFWPARTEQPGDPAEVIHRRNDLMGQLRALTTEQHRLGNLEAMKRELRKRRLVESKRKQQETRERRERERVAKAAAWRERKGKELLFLGRGVSGGLSARETDEARLTRLGLPVLTSPEALAEALGLRVGQLRALCFTRTASTTHHYVRFLLPKKTGGTRLISAPLPRLKAAQAWVLTQVLEKVPVHEAAHGFRPGRSIVTNARPHVGAAVVVNLDLKDFFPSVGYRRVKFAFMHLGYSEATATVLALLCTEPDVDEVELDGRRYYVSQGTRRLPQGAPSSPAITNLLCRRLDARLTGTARALGFVYTRYADDLTFSATGPGHHDPGTLLRRVRWLVKQEDFTPHPDKTRVLRRGRQQEVTGVVVNDKPGVDRQTLKRFRALLHQLDKTGPEGKRWGAGADVLSSAVGYAHFVAMVDPLKGRALELKARELERRYGRRPPPAPPTPPPAATAAPAPEPTPPPAPPTEPTPASPEAPKKKWWKLF; translated from the coding sequence ATGTCCTCCCAACCTCCCCGTACGCGACAAGAGCTGTATGACCGCATTCGCGCCACCTCGCGCGAGGAAGTCATCCTCGAGGACATGGTGCGTCTGGGCTTCTGGCCGGCCCGCACCGAGCAGCCGGGAGATCCCGCGGAGGTCATCCACCGGCGCAATGACCTGATGGGCCAGCTCCGGGCCCTGACCACCGAGCAACACCGGCTGGGCAACCTGGAGGCGATGAAGCGCGAGCTGCGCAAGCGGCGGCTCGTGGAGAGCAAGCGCAAGCAGCAGGAGACGCGGGAGCGGCGCGAGCGCGAGCGCGTGGCCAAGGCGGCGGCGTGGCGCGAGCGCAAGGGCAAGGAGCTGCTCTTCCTCGGCCGGGGCGTGTCTGGCGGACTGAGCGCGCGTGAGACGGACGAGGCGCGGCTCACCCGGCTGGGCCTGCCGGTGCTCACGTCCCCCGAGGCGCTCGCCGAGGCCCTGGGGTTGCGCGTGGGCCAACTGCGCGCCCTGTGCTTCACGCGCACCGCGTCCACCACGCACCACTACGTGCGCTTCCTCCTGCCCAAGAAGACGGGGGGCACGCGGCTCATCTCCGCGCCCCTGCCTCGGCTCAAGGCGGCGCAGGCCTGGGTGCTGACGCAGGTGCTGGAGAAGGTGCCGGTGCACGAGGCCGCCCATGGCTTCCGCCCCGGACGCTCCATCGTCACCAACGCCCGGCCCCACGTGGGCGCCGCCGTGGTGGTGAACCTGGACCTGAAGGACTTCTTCCCCTCGGTGGGCTACCGGCGCGTCAAGTTCGCCTTCATGCACCTGGGCTACAGCGAGGCCACCGCCACGGTGCTGGCGCTGCTGTGCACCGAGCCCGACGTGGACGAGGTGGAGCTGGATGGACGGCGCTACTACGTCTCCCAGGGCACGCGGCGGCTGCCGCAGGGCGCGCCCAGCTCGCCCGCGATCACCAACCTGCTGTGCCGCCGGTTGGACGCGCGGCTCACGGGCACCGCGCGCGCGCTCGGCTTCGTCTACACCCGCTACGCGGATGACCTGACGTTCTCCGCCACCGGTCCCGGGCACCATGATCCCGGCACGCTGCTGCGGCGGGTGCGCTGGCTCGTGAAGCAGGAGGACTTCACGCCCCACCCGGACAAGACCCGGGTGCTGCGCCGGGGTCGCCAGCAGGAGGTGACCGGCGTCGTCGTGAACGACAAGCCCGGCGTGGATCGCCAGACCCTCAAGCGCTTCCGCGCCCTGCTGCACCAACTGGACAAGACGGGCCCCGAGGGCAAGCGCTGGGGCGCGGGCGCGGACGTGCTCTCCTCCGCGGTGGGCTACGCCCACTTCGTGGCCATGGTGGATCCGCTGAAGGGCCGGGCGCTCGAGCTCAAGGCCCGGGAGCTCGAGCGGCGCTATGGCCGCCGTCCGCCTCCCGCGCCGCCGACGCCTCCGCCGGCCGCCACCGCGGCCCCGGCGCCCGAGCCCACCCCCCCTCCTGCCCCTCCGACGGAGCCGACCCCCGCGTCTCCCGAGGCGCCCAAGAAGAAGTGGTGGAAGCTGTTCTGA
- a CDS encoding SWIM zinc finger family protein, translating to MQFDYAYRGSTAVNNQGDRTELSFSPDVTRPPTYFSGQLRQNVAFREAISALHDVVVSDLRFKPKDKTAYKAWAAQQEQVDLEAIAGQRREVAGRVKVLREELHALEKESASRMQPFYAARQRYFQYLYEKNRDLWFVLDPVITVHPDEAFFECFSQDESSYGRLGASYEVFQDVGEFSCGTTNVDYSSPLYDEFQKIRSYKQTRFTVDPSGFTTQTGGDAAYKEVKIDLPDSWVRGFLQVNSAMALPAVRFSLHPMDVHNLLFVLKRHKEKKGPRALRYLLTPGRPVTLVLEPWGTRVECPRSVYEGPGTHDIRVWGRRRLGVLERLIPVARRFTVHLLGTGLPSFYVADLGDLSFTLGLSGWTANDWSTAGNFDLMAPRGQVDALTRDRVFGALKETWLATPEALAARLGLERGTVLGALSAWTQAGRAIWDLNKGVYRARELSREPLPVEALRFSNEREASATRFVDAGSVTVRAQPSATDGSLTLEGTVREGKHVLRPSLRLDADQRMVFGECTCNFFQQNKLFRGPCEHLLALRLGNARAARS from the coding sequence GTGCAATTTGATTACGCGTACCGGGGCAGCACCGCGGTGAACAACCAGGGGGATCGCACGGAGCTGTCCTTCTCCCCGGACGTCACCCGGCCGCCCACCTACTTCTCGGGCCAGCTGCGCCAGAACGTGGCCTTCCGCGAGGCCATCTCCGCGTTGCACGACGTGGTGGTGTCCGACCTGCGCTTCAAGCCCAAGGACAAGACGGCCTACAAGGCGTGGGCCGCCCAGCAGGAGCAGGTGGACCTGGAGGCCATCGCCGGGCAGCGCCGCGAGGTGGCCGGCCGGGTCAAGGTCCTGCGCGAGGAGCTGCACGCGCTGGAGAAGGAGAGCGCCTCGCGCATGCAGCCGTTCTACGCGGCCCGCCAGCGCTACTTCCAATACCTGTACGAGAAGAACCGGGACCTGTGGTTCGTGTTGGATCCGGTCATCACCGTGCACCCGGACGAGGCCTTCTTCGAGTGCTTCAGCCAGGACGAGTCCAGCTACGGGCGGCTGGGCGCCAGCTACGAGGTGTTCCAGGACGTGGGCGAGTTCTCCTGCGGCACCACCAACGTGGACTACTCCTCGCCGCTGTACGACGAGTTCCAGAAGATCCGCTCCTACAAGCAGACGCGCTTCACGGTGGACCCGAGCGGCTTCACCACCCAGACGGGCGGGGACGCGGCCTACAAGGAAGTGAAGATCGACCTGCCGGACTCGTGGGTGCGGGGCTTCCTCCAGGTCAACTCGGCCATGGCGCTGCCCGCGGTGCGCTTCAGCCTGCACCCCATGGACGTGCACAACCTGCTCTTCGTGCTCAAGCGCCACAAGGAGAAGAAGGGGCCGCGCGCGCTGCGCTACCTGCTCACGCCGGGCCGGCCGGTGACGCTCGTGCTGGAGCCGTGGGGCACCCGGGTGGAGTGTCCCCGCTCGGTGTACGAGGGCCCCGGCACGCACGACATCCGCGTGTGGGGCCGACGGCGCCTGGGCGTGCTCGAGCGGCTCATCCCCGTGGCGCGGCGCTTCACCGTGCACCTGCTGGGCACGGGCCTGCCGTCCTTCTACGTGGCGGACCTGGGCGACCTGTCCTTCACCCTGGGCCTGTCCGGGTGGACGGCCAATGACTGGTCCACCGCGGGCAACTTCGACCTGATGGCGCCGCGGGGCCAGGTGGACGCGCTCACGCGCGACCGGGTCTTCGGGGCGCTCAAGGAGACGTGGCTGGCCACCCCGGAGGCCCTGGCCGCGCGGCTGGGGCTGGAGCGGGGCACGGTGCTCGGCGCGCTGTCGGCGTGGACGCAGGCGGGACGCGCCATCTGGGACTTGAACAAGGGCGTGTACCGGGCGCGCGAGTTGAGCCGCGAGCCCCTGCCCGTGGAGGCGCTGCGCTTCTCCAACGAGCGCGAGGCGAGCGCCACGCGCTTCGTGGACGCGGGGTCGGTGACGGTGCGCGCCCAGCCCTCGGCCACGGACGGCTCGCTGACGCTGGAGGGCACGGTGCGCGAAGGCAAGCACGTGCTTCGTCCCTCTTTGCGACTGGACGCGGATCAGCGTATGGTTTTCGGCGAGTGCACGTGCAATTTCTTCCAGCAGAACAAGCTGTTCCGGGGCCCCTGCGAGCACCTGCTCGCGTTGCGGCTCGGGAATGCACGGGCGGCTCGCTCATGA
- a CDS encoding HEAT repeat domain-containing protein yields MKLLAQARLLFQEGKSDKVYEVDLLEVSPGQCVVNFRYGRRGTSLKEGSKTTAPVSESEARKVYDKLVQSKVTSGYLPEGAPGSTSEPRPPAAAPPPRPPPAPGEDPRERVLLEQLQRAASAPAASTASRWFRRSSTRAPKTRSLERIVWSLGELRVRAAEPLLLPLLERATPLRAYCIVAALGRLGSEASVSTLGRLYADPSTPDMVRRMATEALLQLSDEATRAEFRRDEQQKLPAALRLRLEKQDAPGFAEALEAHLSSGADDAPEVLEALYRVDAELARPAFLKALRTLPFRVRTVRTLRHLFKMAEYRKDGEVFGLIAWRYEKERSLGSQHVRAFSRETRLYLRRRVWRTLRELGEAQSPDYVRMAVGVLLAFQDSDAHAPSVSGWGRHQRHWDAWWPYWAFNQVLHRESPRYEPVENSLMFRCRASWTPGSPVPSVREEAFPRLWERTPQGLLHLLDESRCAPVHTFATRALRACPDFLAELDVDALSMLLGRPYETTARLGFELASKRLDARREPRALLLAVARAAYAPARQQAFQWMDEVRHTLLEDTGFLAGLATAPFADTRAYAFQLVRASVLPAATAQTLVGRLVAALLALPSGEDPALAVDVGRVVLAVLDASPRPVGLEVVRDLLGHPLTQVQEVGGELLLRRDPRGEPLPEELLLRLVQAEHAPLRAMGMRLLARLAESESTLLAQESLLSHLATSRVADVRAAVRPLLARLGAVSPAAGARLVESLLAALLRRRLPEGVPGHVVSLLSEELASALAGLPAETTWRLLESEDGDAQALGGVLLERRGAELTVDVARVVRLSGHEVRAVRAWGWRWLEAHVPEVRAELSTAVGLLDARWTDAREFGFRYFRERFAPEDFTLEVLVSVADSVRKDVQAFGRELLTRSFREDEGPELLLRLSEHPMPEVQLFATNYLDRFALGHPERVARLAPFFIRVLGQVNKGRVARQRVLGFLKREGAGSEASGRVALEVLHRLSATIAVEHRAAALEAMLAIVKAQPSLSVPFSIRPVEVRRAI; encoded by the coding sequence GTGAAGCTGCTCGCGCAGGCGCGACTGCTCTTCCAGGAAGGCAAGAGCGACAAGGTGTACGAGGTGGACCTGCTCGAGGTCTCGCCGGGCCAGTGCGTGGTCAACTTCCGCTATGGCCGCCGGGGCACGAGCCTCAAGGAGGGCTCGAAGACCACCGCGCCTGTCTCCGAGTCGGAGGCGCGCAAGGTCTACGACAAGCTCGTCCAGTCCAAGGTCACCTCGGGCTACCTGCCGGAGGGCGCGCCCGGGAGCACGTCCGAGCCCCGTCCGCCCGCGGCCGCGCCGCCGCCCCGGCCGCCGCCCGCGCCCGGGGAGGACCCTCGCGAGCGCGTCCTGCTCGAGCAGTTGCAACGGGCGGCGAGCGCCCCCGCCGCGTCCACCGCGTCCCGGTGGTTCCGCCGGAGCAGCACGCGCGCGCCCAAGACGCGCTCGCTCGAGCGCATCGTCTGGAGCCTGGGGGAGCTGCGCGTGCGCGCCGCCGAGCCCCTGCTGTTGCCGCTGTTGGAGCGCGCCACGCCCCTGCGCGCCTACTGCATCGTCGCCGCCCTGGGCCGGCTGGGCTCCGAGGCCTCGGTCTCCACGCTCGGGCGGCTCTACGCGGACCCGTCCACGCCGGACATGGTGCGCCGCATGGCCACCGAGGCGCTGCTCCAGCTCTCCGACGAGGCCACCCGGGCCGAGTTCCGCCGGGACGAGCAGCAGAAGCTGCCCGCGGCGCTGCGCCTGCGGCTCGAGAAGCAGGATGCCCCGGGCTTCGCCGAGGCGCTCGAGGCGCACTTGTCGTCCGGCGCGGACGATGCCCCCGAGGTGCTCGAGGCGCTCTACCGGGTGGACGCGGAGCTGGCCCGGCCCGCCTTCTTGAAGGCGCTGCGCACGCTGCCCTTCCGGGTGCGGACGGTGCGCACGCTGCGCCACCTCTTCAAGATGGCCGAGTACCGGAAGGACGGCGAGGTGTTCGGCCTCATCGCCTGGCGCTACGAGAAGGAGCGCTCCCTGGGCAGCCAGCACGTCCGGGCCTTCAGTCGGGAGACGCGCCTGTACCTGCGGCGCCGGGTGTGGCGCACGCTGCGCGAGCTGGGCGAGGCGCAGAGCCCGGACTACGTGCGCATGGCGGTGGGGGTGTTGCTCGCCTTCCAGGACTCGGACGCGCACGCGCCTTCCGTCTCCGGGTGGGGCCGCCACCAGCGGCACTGGGATGCGTGGTGGCCCTACTGGGCCTTCAACCAGGTGCTCCACCGCGAGAGCCCCCGCTACGAGCCCGTCGAGAACTCGCTCATGTTCCGCTGCCGGGCCTCGTGGACGCCGGGCTCCCCCGTGCCGTCCGTGCGCGAGGAGGCCTTCCCGCGGCTGTGGGAGCGCACGCCGCAGGGCCTGCTGCACCTGCTGGACGAGAGCCGCTGCGCCCCGGTGCACACGTTCGCCACGCGGGCCCTGCGCGCCTGCCCGGACTTCCTCGCCGAGCTGGACGTGGACGCGCTGAGCATGCTGCTCGGGCGTCCCTACGAGACGACGGCGCGCCTCGGCTTCGAGCTGGCCTCCAAGCGGCTGGACGCGCGACGCGAGCCCCGGGCGCTGCTGCTCGCGGTGGCGCGCGCCGCCTACGCGCCCGCCCGGCAGCAGGCCTTCCAGTGGATGGACGAGGTGCGCCACACGCTGCTCGAGGACACGGGCTTCCTCGCGGGTCTGGCCACCGCGCCGTTCGCGGACACCCGGGCCTATGCCTTCCAGCTCGTGCGCGCCTCGGTGTTGCCGGCCGCGACGGCCCAGACGCTCGTGGGTCGGCTGGTGGCGGCCCTGCTGGCGCTCCCGTCGGGCGAGGACCCGGCGCTCGCGGTGGACGTGGGCCGCGTGGTGCTCGCCGTGTTGGACGCCTCCCCGCGCCCGGTGGGCCTGGAGGTGGTGCGCGACCTGCTCGGCCATCCGCTGACCCAGGTGCAGGAGGTGGGCGGCGAGCTCCTGCTGCGTCGGGATCCGCGCGGCGAGCCCCTTCCGGAGGAGCTGCTCCTGCGCCTGGTGCAGGCGGAGCATGCGCCCCTGCGGGCCATGGGCATGCGGCTGCTCGCGCGGCTCGCCGAGTCGGAGAGCACGCTGCTCGCCCAGGAGTCGCTGCTCTCGCACCTGGCGACGAGCCGCGTGGCGGACGTGCGCGCCGCGGTGCGGCCCCTGCTCGCGCGGTTGGGCGCGGTGAGTCCCGCGGCGGGCGCGCGGCTCGTGGAGTCGCTGCTGGCGGCCCTGCTGCGCCGCCGGCTGCCCGAGGGCGTCCCGGGCCATGTGGTGTCGCTCTTGTCCGAGGAGCTGGCGTCCGCGCTGGCCGGGCTGCCCGCGGAGACGACGTGGCGGCTGCTCGAGTCCGAGGATGGGGACGCGCAGGCGCTGGGCGGAGTGCTGCTGGAGCGCCGGGGCGCGGAGCTGACGGTGGACGTGGCGCGGGTGGTGCGGCTGTCCGGCCACGAGGTGCGCGCGGTGCGTGCGTGGGGCTGGCGCTGGCTGGAGGCCCATGTCCCCGAGGTGCGCGCCGAGCTGTCCACCGCGGTGGGCCTGCTCGACGCGCGCTGGACGGATGCGCGGGAGTTCGGCTTCCGCTACTTCCGCGAGCGCTTCGCCCCGGAGGACTTCACCCTGGAGGTGCTCGTCTCGGTGGCCGACAGCGTGCGCAAGGACGTGCAGGCGTTTGGCCGGGAGTTGCTCACGCGCTCCTTCCGCGAGGACGAGGGGCCCGAGCTGCTCCTGCGCCTGTCCGAGCACCCCATGCCCGAGGTGCAGCTGTTCGCCACCAACTACCTGGATCGTTTCGCCCTGGGCCATCCCGAGCGGGTGGCCCGGCTCGCGCCCTTCTTCATCCGGGTGCTGGGCCAGGTGAACAAGGGCCGGGTGGCGCGCCAGCGCGTGCTCGGCTTCCTCAAGCGCGAGGGCGCGGGGAGCGAGGCCTCGGGGCGCGTGGCGCTGGAGGTGTTGCACCGCCTGTCCGCCACCATCGCCGTGGAGCACCGCGCCGCGGCGCTCGAGGCGATGCTCGCCATCGTCAAGGCCCAGCCCTCGCTGAGCGTTCCCTTCTCCATCCGTCCGGTGGAGGTCCGCCGTGCAATTTGA
- a CDS encoding WGR domain-containing protein, with the protein MAEERTYLELSEEGSSAHKFYEVTVAGSTLTVRYGRIGDKGQTQVSELASPEKALAEAQKKLREKTRKGYAPAVMGERKKRTVTRREISSGQSTANQAPLLWKFKSGDQAFGIFVDDQRCWVGNQGGSIYSMDLEGNSLSQHRLPEGVKCIVADDQWLYAGCDDGNVYDLGGKVARVAYSISEDVDIFWLDIKDGVLGVADRRGQLTAVNHEDESQWMKQSTGDCGWMVRCDELGMYHGHSRGLTMYDWEDGREIWHQATQGGVQFGWQEESSLYACTNRGVVHRFSKKGEPGPVMKCDASVFSCAAVDDGRYVFAGDNMSSVYCFNHKGERLWKLATGCGSAYSMQFFQDRLYLVTTDGSFACIDASEKAIQSAQSGSVPTARTVQAPKPVAAVPSATVETIREVGSGVLVECYQDGAQVRVRVLSPGFRPDWHVQFPKDIRQAGARYVVAAVRESGRGGFYRAQGDIRKLVG; encoded by the coding sequence ATGGCCGAGGAACGGACGTACCTGGAGCTGTCGGAAGAGGGCAGCAGCGCGCACAAGTTCTACGAGGTGACGGTCGCGGGCAGCACGCTCACCGTGCGCTACGGCCGCATCGGGGACAAGGGCCAGACCCAGGTGTCCGAGCTCGCCTCTCCCGAGAAGGCGCTCGCCGAGGCCCAGAAGAAGCTGCGCGAGAAGACGCGCAAGGGCTATGCCCCCGCCGTCATGGGCGAGCGCAAGAAGCGCACCGTCACCCGCCGGGAGATCTCCAGCGGTCAGTCCACCGCGAACCAGGCCCCGCTGCTCTGGAAGTTCAAGTCCGGCGACCAGGCCTTCGGCATCTTCGTGGATGACCAGCGCTGCTGGGTGGGCAACCAGGGCGGCTCCATCTACTCGATGGACCTCGAGGGCAACAGCCTGTCCCAGCACCGCCTGCCCGAGGGCGTCAAGTGCATCGTCGCCGATGACCAGTGGCTCTACGCCGGGTGTGACGACGGCAACGTCTACGACCTGGGCGGCAAGGTGGCGCGGGTGGCGTACTCCATCTCCGAGGACGTGGACATCTTCTGGCTGGACATCAAGGACGGGGTGCTCGGCGTGGCGGACCGTCGCGGCCAGCTCACCGCCGTCAACCACGAGGACGAGTCGCAGTGGATGAAGCAGAGCACCGGCGACTGCGGGTGGATGGTGCGCTGCGATGAGCTGGGCATGTACCACGGCCACTCGCGCGGCCTGACCATGTACGACTGGGAGGACGGGCGGGAGATCTGGCACCAGGCCACCCAGGGCGGCGTGCAGTTCGGCTGGCAGGAGGAGTCCTCGCTCTACGCCTGCACCAACCGGGGCGTGGTGCACCGCTTCTCCAAGAAGGGGGAGCCGGGGCCCGTCATGAAGTGCGACGCCTCGGTGTTCTCCTGCGCCGCGGTGGACGACGGCCGCTACGTCTTCGCGGGCGACAACATGTCCAGCGTCTACTGCTTCAACCACAAGGGCGAGCGGCTGTGGAAGCTGGCCACCGGGTGTGGCTCGGCCTACTCCATGCAGTTCTTCCAGGACCGGCTCTACCTGGTGACCACGGACGGCTCGTTCGCCTGCATCGACGCGAGCGAGAAGGCCATCCAGTCCGCGCAGTCCGGCTCGGTGCCCACGGCCCGCACCGTCCAGGCGCCCAAGCCGGTGGCGGCCGTGCCCTCGGCCACGGTGGAGACCATCCGCGAGGTGGGCTCGGGCGTGCTCGTGGAGTGCTACCAGGACGGGGCCCAGGTGCGCGTGCGGGTGCTCTCTCCCGGCTTCCGTCCGGACTGGCACGTGCAGTTCCCCAAGGACATCCGCCAGGCGGGCGCGCGCTACGTGGTGGCGGCGGTGCGCGAGTCGGGCCGCGGCGGCTTCTACCGGGCGCAGGGCGACATCCGGAAGCTGGTGGGCTGA